Genomic DNA from Luteitalea sp.:
GCGTGACGTTGTCACCCGTCTCTCCGCTGGCGCCGTTACCTGCCGAAGGCGGATTCGTGCCTTGACCGTTTTGAGCGTCGAGGAGTGAGGAAGAGCAGGACGACCAATGACACCGAGCGCTCAGGCGGCGGCCGTCGCGTTCTTCGCGCTGGGCGGTCTTGCCATCGGCAGCTTTCTCAACGTCTGTATCCATCGGCTGCCGCGGCGCCAGTCGCTTGTTCTGCCGGCGTCCTATTGTCCGTCGTGCGAGCAGCCGATCAGTTGGTTCCACAACGTGCCGCTCGTCGGTTACCTCTGGCTGCGAGGCCGGTGCGCGATGTGCCAGGCGCGAATCTCTCCACGCTACCCGCTCGTGGAGCTCGCGACCGCGCTCCTGTTCGTCGCCAACTTTCTCGCTTTTGGCTGGCAGCCGCTCCTCGCCGCGCGGCTTCTCTTCTCCTCCCTGCTCATCATCCTGTTCGTCGTGGACCTCGAGCATCGTCTGCTACCGAATGCCGTCACGCTGCCCGGGTTGCTCGTGGGCCTCATTCTCAGCGCGGTGATGCCGCCCGGTTGGGGAGAGGCGCTGCTGGGCGTCGTGCTTGGGGGTGGCGTGC
This window encodes:
- a CDS encoding prepilin peptidase — its product is MTPSAQAAAVAFFALGGLAIGSFLNVCIHRLPRRQSLVLPASYCPSCEQPISWFHNVPLVGYLWLRGRCAMCQARISPRYPLVELATALLFVANFLAFGWQPLLAARLLFSSLLIILFVVDLEHRLLPNAVTLPGLLVGLILSAVMPPGWGEALLGVVLGGGVLWVIGETYERFRGEQGLGMGDVKMIAMIGAFLGWKSMLVTLVLASFAGAAVGLLLIVIRRASMQYALPFGSFLAAGAFVASLYGARLLDWYLR